Proteins encoded by one window of Roseibium sp. Sym1:
- a CDS encoding carbohydrate ABC transporter permease — protein sequence MKTQNQRAWWFVTPVLLLVAFNALIPMMTVVNYSVQETFGDNLFFWEGLGWFEQILRSERFHAALGRQLFFTVMILIIEVPLGVAIALAMPKKGFWVPFCLITMALPMLIPWNVVGAMWNIFTLPDIGLLGYFMNHTLGISYDMTQDPVAAWVTIIVMDVWHWTSLVVLLAYAGLVSIPNAYYQAAEIDGASNWAVFRFIQLPKMKTVLTIAVLLRFMDSFNIYTEPFVLTGGGPGNSTTLLSIDLVKIALGQFDLGPAAAMSLIYFAITLFASWLFYTLMTMNDNKS from the coding sequence ATGAAAACGCAAAACCAACGCGCCTGGTGGTTCGTCACCCCGGTGCTTCTCCTGGTGGCCTTCAATGCGCTCATTCCGATGATGACCGTGGTGAATTACTCGGTCCAGGAAACCTTCGGCGACAACCTGTTCTTCTGGGAAGGGCTAGGCTGGTTCGAGCAGATCCTGCGGTCCGAACGGTTCCATGCGGCGCTCGGCCGGCAGCTGTTCTTCACGGTGATGATCCTGATCATCGAGGTGCCGCTCGGGGTCGCCATTGCGCTCGCCATGCCCAAGAAGGGATTCTGGGTGCCGTTCTGCCTGATCACCATGGCCCTGCCGATGCTGATCCCGTGGAACGTGGTCGGGGCCATGTGGAACATCTTCACCCTGCCGGATATCGGCCTCCTGGGCTACTTCATGAACCACACGCTGGGCATTTCCTATGACATGACCCAGGATCCGGTTGCTGCCTGGGTGACCATCATCGTCATGGATGTCTGGCACTGGACGTCGCTGGTGGTGCTGCTGGCCTATGCCGGCCTGGTGTCGATCCCGAACGCCTATTACCAGGCGGCGGAAATCGACGGCGCCTCCAACTGGGCCGTGTTCCGGTTCATCCAGTTGCCGAAGATGAAGACGGTGCTGACCATTGCGGTGCTGCTGCGCTTCATGGACAGCTTCAACATCTACACCGAACCGTTCGTCCTCACCGGAGGCGGGCCCGGCAACTCCACGACGCTGCTCTCGATCGACCTCGTGAAGATCGCCCTGGGTCAGTTCGACCTCGGACCGGCAGCCGCCATGTCCCTCATCTATTTCGCCATCACGCTGTTCGCCTCCTGGCTGTTCTACACGCTGATGACGATGAACGATAACAAGTCCTGA
- a CDS encoding ABC transporter ATP-binding protein produces the protein MAQIKLSNLRHSYSPNPSSDADYALKKIDLTWDDGGAYALLGPSGCGKSTLLNIISGLLVPSEGQILFNDQDVTALPPAKRNIAQVFQFPVIYDTMTVYDNLAFPLRNRGRDEDIVKQRVMAIAEMLEVEGMLNTRAANLSPDNKQKISMGRGLVRQDVNVVMFDEPLTVIDPHLKWKLRSKLKELHQRVKATMIYVTHDQTEALTFADQVVVMQDGEVVQIGTPVELFDRPAHTFVGHFIGSPGMNVLPCEVKGGAAFFGGEKVDLEGAVDGAGDGSAEIGIRPEFVSISSNGSGVAATVRKVSDIGRHKVVEAVAHDQRVHAILEGEAPNAGDAVKLDFKQTQTRLYKDGWLASTPGGGA, from the coding sequence ATGGCACAAATCAAACTCTCCAACCTGCGTCACAGCTACAGCCCGAACCCGTCGAGCGATGCCGACTACGCGCTGAAGAAGATCGACCTGACCTGGGACGACGGCGGCGCATACGCTCTGCTTGGCCCGTCCGGCTGCGGCAAGTCCACGCTCTTGAACATCATCTCCGGCCTGCTGGTTCCCTCCGAGGGGCAGATCCTGTTCAACGACCAGGACGTGACCGCCCTGCCGCCGGCCAAGCGCAACATCGCGCAGGTGTTCCAGTTCCCGGTCATCTACGACACCATGACCGTTTACGACAATCTGGCGTTTCCCTTGCGCAACCGCGGCCGGGACGAGGACATCGTCAAGCAGCGCGTCATGGCGATCGCGGAGATGCTGGAAGTCGAGGGCATGCTCAACACAAGGGCGGCAAATCTGTCGCCCGACAACAAGCAGAAGATCTCGATGGGCCGCGGGCTCGTGCGCCAGGACGTCAATGTCGTCATGTTCGACGAGCCGCTGACCGTGATCGACCCGCATCTGAAATGGAAGCTGCGCTCCAAGCTCAAGGAGCTGCATCAGCGGGTCAAGGCGACCATGATCTACGTCACCCACGACCAGACCGAAGCCCTTACCTTCGCCGACCAGGTGGTGGTGATGCAGGATGGCGAGGTTGTCCAGATCGGCACGCCGGTCGAACTCTTCGACCGGCCCGCGCACACCTTTGTCGGCCATTTCATCGGCTCGCCGGGCATGAATGTCCTGCCGTGCGAGGTGAAGGGCGGCGCTGCCTTCTTCGGCGGCGAGAAGGTGGATCTCGAAGGCGCGGTCGACGGCGCCGGTGACGGTTCGGCCGAAATCGGCATTCGTCCGGAATTCGTCTCGATCTCGTCCAACGGGTCGGGAGTGGCCGCGACCGTGCGCAAGGTTTCCGACATCGGCCGCCACAAGGTGGTCGAGGCGGTGGCCCACGACCAGCGCGTCCACGCAATCCTGGAAGGCGAGGCCCCGAACGCGGGCGACGCCGTCAAGCTCGACTTCAAACAGACCCAGACCCGGCTCTACAAGGATGGCTGGCTGGCAAGCACGCCGGGAGGGGGTGCCTGA
- a CDS encoding DUF2160 domain-containing protein codes for MLGWMAWTWPTALLFVGIFSAIGFLTVVELKYPGGHARKGVLGLETTRGDRLFMTLLGTAYIFLAWLGLMGEPLWWPLALSIGWGVFCFWKV; via the coding sequence ATGCTTGGCTGGATGGCCTGGACCTGGCCGACGGCGCTTCTGTTCGTCGGCATCTTTTCCGCGATCGGTTTCCTGACTGTCGTGGAGCTCAAATATCCCGGCGGTCATGCCCGCAAGGGTGTCCTGGGACTGGAAACAACCCGCGGCGACCGCCTGTTCATGACCCTGCTGGGCACGGCCTATATCTTCCTGGCCTGGCTCGGGCTGATGGGCGAGCCGCTGTGGTGGCCGCTGGCGCTGAGCATCGGCTGGGGCGTGTTCTGCTTCTGGAAAGTGTGA
- a CDS encoding carbohydrate ABC transporter permease, translating into MRMKSLVPALYILFLMLPIYWLVAMSFKTTNEILAGFTLFPQTWTFANYIEIFTDPTWYWGYINSIIYVTINTVISITVALPAAYAFSRYSFVGDKHLFFWLLTNRMAPAAVFALPFFQLYSAVGLFDTHLAVALAHCLFNVPLAVWILEGFMSGVPKELDETAYVDGYSFPRFFMTIFLPAIKSGVGVAAFFCFMFSWVEMLLSKTLTAVEAKPIAAVMTRTASSAGYELGLLAAAGTLTIIPGAIVIYFVRNYIAKGFALGRV; encoded by the coding sequence ATGCGCATGAAAAGCCTGGTCCCGGCCCTCTACATCCTCTTCCTGATGCTGCCGATCTACTGGCTCGTCGCGATGAGCTTCAAGACCACCAACGAGATCCTCGCCGGGTTCACCCTGTTCCCGCAGACCTGGACCTTCGCGAACTACATCGAGATCTTCACCGATCCGACGTGGTACTGGGGGTACATCAACTCGATCATCTACGTGACGATCAACACGGTCATCTCGATCACCGTGGCCCTGCCGGCGGCCTATGCCTTCTCCCGCTACTCCTTCGTGGGCGACAAGCATCTGTTCTTCTGGCTCCTGACCAACCGGATGGCCCCGGCCGCCGTGTTCGCGCTGCCCTTCTTCCAGCTTTATTCGGCCGTCGGCCTGTTCGACACGCATCTGGCCGTGGCCCTGGCACATTGTCTCTTCAACGTGCCACTTGCCGTGTGGATCCTGGAAGGCTTCATGAGCGGCGTGCCCAAGGAACTCGACGAGACCGCCTATGTGGACGGCTATTCCTTCCCGCGGTTCTTCATGACGATCTTCCTGCCGGCGATCAAATCCGGTGTCGGGGTGGCCGCGTTCTTCTGCTTCATGTTCTCCTGGGTGGAAATGCTGCTGTCCAAGACGCTGACCGCCGTCGAGGCAAAACCCATCGCCGCCGTGATGACCCGGACCGCTTCCTCCGCCGGTTACGAACTCGGGCTTCTGGCGGCCGCCGGGACCCTGACCATCATTCCCGGCGCCATCGTCATCTACTTCGTCCGCAACTACATAGCCAAGGGCTTTGCCCTGGGGAGGGTCTGA